In one Pseudomonas purpurea genomic region, the following are encoded:
- a CDS encoding DUF3077 domain-containing protein, giving the protein MTNLQDLTTAGLTPFSIHSDQALFRVNSGVSIHEALSHVSDLLHLSKLLAEDAAMERGKDRYAWASHYLQEMSKAVIDDVVKVLGVQGNPHN; this is encoded by the coding sequence ATGACTAATCTCCAAGACCTGACAACCGCCGGCCTCACGCCCTTCTCCATCCATTCCGACCAAGCCCTGTTCCGCGTCAACAGCGGCGTCTCGATCCACGAAGCCTTATCCCACGTGTCCGACTTGCTCCACCTCTCCAAACTGCTGGCCGAAGATGCGGCGATGGAACGCGGCAAGGACCGCTATGCCTGGGCGTCGCATTATTTGCAGGAGATGAGTAAGGCGGTGATCGATGACGTGGTGAAGGTGCTTGGCGTACAGGGCAACCCGCACAACTGA
- the cyoE gene encoding heme o synthase, which translates to MSLKHFIQITKPGIIFGNVLSVAGGFFLASKGHVDLAIFLAAMIGTSLVVASGCVFNNCIDRDIDLKMERTKNRVLVQGLISLKLALVYATVLGVAGVALLYRVANPLAALFAVIGFVIYVGFYSLYLKRKSVHGTLVGSLSGAMPPVIGYVAVSNSFDMAALTLLVMFSLWQMPHSYAIAIFRFNDYLAASIPVLPVKRGIQVAKKHILIYILAFLVATLMLTFSGYAGMSYLAVAAAMGMYWLYMAWTGYKAVDDTVWARKLFVFSIFTITALSVMMSLDFKVPSELLLTYAP; encoded by the coding sequence ATGTCCTTAAAGCACTTTATCCAAATCACCAAACCGGGGATCATTTTCGGTAACGTGCTTTCTGTGGCAGGCGGGTTTTTCCTGGCCTCGAAAGGGCATGTCGATCTGGCCATCTTCCTGGCGGCGATGATCGGCACGTCCCTGGTCGTGGCGTCGGGTTGCGTGTTCAACAACTGCATCGACCGCGACATCGACCTGAAGATGGAACGCACCAAGAACCGCGTGCTGGTGCAGGGCTTGATCTCCCTGAAACTGGCACTGGTTTATGCGACCGTCCTGGGTGTTGCCGGTGTGGCGCTGTTGTACCGCGTGGCGAATCCGTTGGCCGCGTTGTTCGCGGTGATCGGGTTTGTCATCTACGTCGGCTTCTACAGCCTGTACCTCAAGCGCAAGTCGGTTCACGGCACGCTGGTGGGCAGTCTGTCGGGCGCCATGCCGCCAGTGATTGGCTATGTCGCGGTCAGCAATAGCTTCGACATGGCCGCGCTGACGCTGCTGGTGATGTTCAGTTTGTGGCAGATGCCGCATTCCTATGCCATTGCGATCTTCCGCTTCAACGATTACCTGGCGGCATCGATTCCGGTGTTGCCGGTGAAGCGCGGGATTCAGGTGGCCAAGAAGCACATCCTGATCTACATCCTGGCGTTCCTGGTGGCGACGTTGATGCTGACGTTCAGCGGCTACGCTGGCATGAGCTATCTCGCTGTCGCGGCGGCCATGGGCATGTACTGGTTGTACATGGCGTGGACTGGCTATAAGGCGGTGGATGACACGGTCTGGGCACGCAAGCTGTTCGTGTTTTCGATTTTCACCATCACTGCGCTGAGCGTGATGATGTCGCTGGACTTCAAGGTGCCGAGTGAGTTGTTGCTGACTTACGCGCCTTAA
- the cyoD gene encoding cytochrome o ubiquinol oxidase subunit IV has protein sequence MANAAHSHNGHDSHDAGHGSVKSYAIGFILSVILTVIPFGLVMYPTLPKDVTLWIVLAFAVIQVLVHLVYFLHLDRSAAQRNNVIAFVFAALVIVLLVGLSLWIMFSIHHVMMAH, from the coding sequence ATGGCTAACGCAGCTCACTCACACAATGGCCACGATAGCCACGACGCCGGCCACGGCAGCGTCAAGTCCTACGCCATCGGTTTCATCCTGTCGGTGATCCTCACCGTCATTCCTTTCGGCCTGGTGATGTACCCGACCCTGCCAAAAGACGTGACCCTGTGGATCGTACTGGCGTTCGCAGTGATCCAGGTGCTGGTGCACCTGGTGTACTTCCTGCACCTGGACCGCTCCGCTGCCCAGCGTAACAACGTGATTGCGTTCGTGTTCGCTGCGCTGGTGATCGTCCTGCTGGTCGGCCTGTCGCTGTGGATCATGTTCAGCATCCATCACGTCATGATGGCGCACTGA
- a CDS encoding cytochrome o ubiquinol oxidase subunit III — MSNLVTPVGHAHGHDHGHDDHHHDSGEMTVFGFWLYLMTDCILFASIFAVYAVLVNNVAGGPSGHDIFELPYVLGETALLLFSSITYGFAMLALFKGKKNQVLGWLAMTFLFGAGFIGMEINEFHMLISEGYGPSRSGFLSGFFTLVGTHGLHVTSGLIWMAIMMYQVQKNGLTATNKTRLSCLSLFWHFLDVVWICVFTVVYLMGTL; from the coding sequence ATGTCGAACTTAGTGACCCCTGTTGGACACGCCCATGGTCATGACCATGGGCACGATGACCATCACCACGACTCGGGCGAGATGACCGTATTCGGTTTCTGGCTCTACCTGATGACCGACTGCATTCTGTTTGCGTCGATCTTCGCGGTGTACGCGGTACTGGTTAACAACGTTGCGGGTGGCCCATCGGGCCACGACATCTTCGAACTGCCGTACGTGCTGGGCGAAACCGCCCTGCTGCTGTTCAGTTCGATCACCTACGGCTTCGCCATGCTGGCGTTGTTCAAGGGCAAGAAGAACCAGGTACTGGGCTGGTTGGCCATGACCTTCCTGTTCGGTGCCGGCTTCATCGGCATGGAGATCAACGAGTTCCACATGCTGATCTCCGAAGGCTACGGCCCTAGCCGCAGCGGCTTCCTGTCCGGGTTCTTCACCCTGGTCGGCACCCACGGTCTGCACGTGACCAGCGGCCTGATCTGGATGGCGATCATGATGTATCAGGTCCAGAAAAACGGCCTGACGGCGACCAACAAGACCCGTCTGAGCTGCCTGAGCCTGTTCTGGCACTTCCTGGACGTCGTGTGGATCTGCGTATTCACCGTTGTTTACCTGATGGGGACTCTGTAA
- the cyoB gene encoding cytochrome o ubiquinol oxidase subunit I, whose translation MFGKLSWEAVPFHEPIVMVTIAMIALGGLAVFAAITYFKKWTYLWSEWLTSVDHKKIGVMYIIVAMIMLLRGFADAIMMRSQLAMATEGSPGYLPPEHYDQIFTAHGVIMIIFMAMPFFTGLMNLVVPLQIGARDVAYPFLNSLSFWLLVSGVVLVNVSLGVGEFARTGWVAYPPLSELGYSPGVGVDYYIWALQLSGLGTTLTGVNFLATVLKMRTPGMKMMDMPIFTWTCTWANVLIVASFPILTATLALLTLDRYMDFHIFTNELGGNPMMYVNLFWAWGHPEVYILILPAFGIFSEVISTFSGKRLFGHHSMIYASGAISILGFMVWLHHFFTMGSGASVNAFFGLATMLISIPTGVKLFNWLFTIYHGRLRFTSQVLWTLGFMVTFAIGGMTGVLLAIPGADFVLHNSLFVIAHFHNVIIGGAVFGYIAGFSFYFPKAFGFKLHEGWGKAAFWFWISGFFVAFMPLYVLGFMGMTRRLNSTTNPEWTPYLHVAMFGAVLIAIGIACQLIQLYVSIRDRKQNMCEAGDPWNAHTLEWSTSSPPPFYNFAVLPKAEGIDPFTEAKENGTAYQAPSRYEPIHMPNNTATGLVMGALLTVFGFAMIWHIWWMAIAGLVGTVVYFVIHAARDDQGYMVPVETIERIEAEQHQRLVAAKAIPATATRVETSLEQA comes from the coding sequence ATGTTTGGTAAATTAAGTTGGGAAGCGGTCCCGTTCCACGAGCCGATTGTGATGGTGACCATCGCCATGATCGCGCTCGGCGGTCTGGCGGTGTTCGCTGCAATCACCTATTTCAAGAAGTGGACCTACCTGTGGTCCGAGTGGCTGACCTCGGTCGACCACAAGAAAATCGGCGTGATGTACATCATCGTTGCCATGATCATGCTGCTGCGCGGTTTTGCCGACGCCATCATGATGCGCTCCCAGTTGGCCATGGCCACCGAAGGTTCGCCTGGCTACCTGCCACCTGAACACTATGACCAGATCTTCACCGCTCACGGTGTGATCATGATCATCTTCATGGCGATGCCATTCTTCACCGGCCTGATGAACCTCGTCGTGCCGCTGCAGATCGGCGCGCGTGACGTTGCCTACCCGTTCCTGAACTCCCTGAGCTTCTGGCTGCTGGTGTCCGGCGTGGTGCTGGTGAACGTGTCCCTGGGTGTCGGCGAATTCGCCCGTACCGGTTGGGTTGCGTATCCGCCGCTGTCGGAACTGGGCTACAGCCCTGGCGTGGGTGTGGACTACTACATCTGGGCACTGCAGCTATCGGGGCTAGGTACGACGCTGACGGGGGTCAACTTCCTGGCCACCGTGCTGAAAATGCGTACCCCGGGCATGAAAATGATGGACATGCCGATCTTCACCTGGACCTGCACCTGGGCCAACGTTCTGATCGTCGCTTCCTTCCCGATCCTGACCGCAACCCTGGCATTGCTGACGCTTGACCGTTACATGGATTTCCACATTTTCACCAATGAACTTGGTGGTAATCCGATGATGTACGTCAACCTGTTCTGGGCCTGGGGTCACCCCGAGGTCTACATCCTGATTCTGCCGGCGTTCGGGATCTTCTCCGAAGTCATCTCGACCTTCTCCGGCAAGCGTCTGTTCGGCCACCACTCGATGATCTACGCCTCGGGCGCGATCTCGATCCTGGGCTTCATGGTCTGGCTGCACCACTTCTTCACCATGGGTTCGGGGGCCAGCGTCAACGCCTTCTTCGGCCTGGCGACGATGCTGATTTCGATCCCGACGGGGGTGAAGCTATTCAACTGGCTGTTCACCATCTACCACGGTCGCCTGCGCTTCACCAGCCAGGTGCTGTGGACCCTGGGCTTCATGGTCACCTTCGCCATCGGCGGCATGACCGGCGTACTGCTGGCCATCCCGGGTGCTGACTTCGTGCTGCACAACAGCCTGTTCGTGATCGCTCACTTCCACAACGTGATCATCGGCGGCGCGGTATTCGGTTACATCGCAGGCTTCAGCTTCTACTTCCCTAAAGCGTTCGGCTTCAAGCTGCACGAAGGTTGGGGCAAGGCAGCGTTCTGGTTCTGGATCTCGGGCTTCTTCGTCGCGTTCATGCCGCTCTATGTACTGGGCTTCATGGGCATGACCCGTCGTCTGAACAGCACCACCAACCCTGAGTGGACGCCTTACCTGCACGTGGCCATGTTCGGTGCGGTCCTGATCGCCATCGGCATTGCCTGCCAGTTGATCCAGCTCTACGTGAGTATCCGTGATCGCAAGCAGAACATGTGCGAAGCCGGCGACCCGTGGAATGCCCACACGCTGGAATGGTCGACCTCCTCGCCACCACCGTTCTACAACTTCGCGGTACTGCCCAAAGCCGAAGGCATCGACCCGTTCACCGAGGCCAAGGAAAACGGTACGGCGTACCAGGCTCCAAGCCGCTATGAACCGATCCACATGCCAAACAACACCGCGACCGGTCTGGTCATGGGTGCTCTGTTGACCGTGTTCGGTTTCGCAATGATCTGGCACATCTGGTGGATGGCCATCGCGGGCCTTGTCGGGACCGTGGTGTACTTCGTGATCCACGCTGCACGTGATGACCAGGGCTACATGGTGCCGGTCGAGACAATCGAACGCATCGAAGCCGAGCAGCACCAGCGTCTGGTAGCGGCCAAAGCCATTCCGGCCACCGCCACCCGTGTTGAAACCTCGTTGGAACAGGCTTAA
- the cyoA gene encoding ubiquinol oxidase subunit II, protein MSKNRYPRLLGLLPLLGTLLLGGCNMTLLDPKGQVGLDERNLIITATLLMLLVVVPVIVMTFAFAWKYRASNTEATYAPKWSHSTKIEIAVWAVPVLIIIALGYVTYKSTHALDPYRPLESDVKPITIEVVSMDWKWLFIYPEQGIATVNKIVFPANTPINFKVTSDTVMNSFFIPGLGGQIYAMAGMQTKLHLIANQNAELDGISANYSGAGFTGMKFKAIATSQADFDAWVSDVKKSPKQLEKAEYEALSKPSQNNPVELYSSFTPNLFQIILDKYEGMKPGKPMHHEKKEHEVAGAGMEGMDMSSHSAAGAEE, encoded by the coding sequence ATGAGTAAAAACAGGTACCCCAGATTACTAGGCTTATTGCCGCTGCTCGGCACGTTGTTGCTGGGAGGCTGCAACATGACCTTGCTCGATCCCAAGGGGCAGGTGGGTCTGGATGAACGAAACCTGATCATCACCGCAACGCTGCTGATGCTCCTTGTCGTGGTGCCGGTCATCGTGATGACCTTCGCTTTCGCCTGGAAATACCGCGCCTCGAACACTGAGGCGACCTACGCACCTAAGTGGTCGCACTCCACCAAGATCGAAATCGCGGTGTGGGCTGTTCCGGTACTCATCATCATTGCCCTGGGTTACGTGACCTACAAGTCGACCCACGCACTGGACCCGTATCGTCCGCTGGAATCCGACGTCAAGCCGATCACCATCGAAGTGGTCTCCATGGACTGGAAGTGGCTGTTCATCTATCCCGAGCAAGGGATCGCCACCGTCAACAAGATCGTGTTCCCGGCCAATACGCCGATCAACTTCAAGGTGACTTCCGACACCGTGATGAACTCGTTCTTCATCCCGGGCCTGGGTGGCCAGATCTACGCGATGGCCGGCATGCAGACCAAGCTGCACCTGATCGCCAACCAGAACGCCGAGCTTGACGGGATCTCCGCCAACTACAGCGGTGCTGGCTTCACCGGCATGAAATTCAAAGCAATCGCAACGTCCCAGGCAGATTTCGATGCCTGGGTCAGTGACGTCAAGAAGTCACCTAAACAGCTTGAAAAGGCTGAATACGAAGCCCTTTCCAAACCAAGCCAGAACAACCCTGTAGAGCTCTACTCCTCGTTCACGCCGAACCTGTTCCAGATCATCCTCGACAAGTACGAGGGCATGAAACCGGGCAAGCCGATGCACCACGAGAAGAAAGAGCACGAAGTGGCCGGCGCCGGTATGGAAGGGATGGACATGAGTTCGCATTCAGCTGCCGGGGCAGAGGAGTAA
- a CDS encoding disulfide bond formation protein B: MSEEMMRLGRERRFLVLLGIICLALIGGALYMQIVLGEAPCPLCILQRYALLLIAISAFIGAAMRTRRSITVFEVLVVIFALAGMGVAGHHVYTQFYPAVSCGIDVLQPIVDSLPLATLFPLGFQVDGFCSTPYPPILGLSLAQWALVAFVLIVVLVPLLTSRNRKHLR, from the coding sequence ATGAGTGAGGAAATGATGCGGTTGGGACGTGAGCGGCGCTTCCTGGTGTTGTTGGGCATTATCTGCCTGGCGCTGATCGGGGGGGCGCTGTACATGCAAATCGTGCTGGGTGAGGCCCCTTGCCCGCTGTGCATCCTGCAACGTTATGCGTTGCTGCTGATTGCCATCAGCGCCTTCATTGGCGCAGCCATGCGCACCCGCCGCAGCATTACCGTATTCGAAGTGCTGGTGGTGATCTTCGCTCTCGCGGGGATGGGGGTGGCCGGGCATCACGTCTACACCCAGTTCTACCCGGCGGTCAGCTGTGGCATTGATGTGCTGCAACCGATTGTCGACAGCCTGCCGCTGGCCACGCTGTTCCCACTGGGCTTCCAGGTCGATGGCTTCTGCTCCACGCCGTATCCGCCGATCCTCGGTTTGTCCCTGGCGCAGTGGGCGCTGGTGGCGTTCGTGCTGATCGTGGTGCTGGTGCCGCTGCTGACCTCGCGCAACCGCAAGCACCTGCGCTGA
- a CDS encoding ester cyclase, whose protein sequence is MSQLVISRRLSLASLSLAAMLLSSVATADSALLQPQTLIVDQSLPQAQRDSMVLAARRYGSFWNSGDAALAKAALSEQFIDKTPPEGRVQGPGGPLLASAFFRTAVPDLSCEIEQMIVAGDRVVVHLHFRGHFTGQFNALNGHGQRVDFRATDIYQIDNGRIAANWHIEDNISLMQQLNTLAPSS, encoded by the coding sequence ATGTCGCAGCTCGTCATCTCCCGTCGTCTCTCCCTCGCCAGCCTCAGTCTGGCGGCTATGTTGCTCAGTTCCGTTGCCACGGCCGACAGCGCGTTACTCCAGCCGCAGACCCTGATCGTCGATCAGAGCCTGCCCCAGGCGCAGCGCGACTCGATGGTATTGGCGGCCCGGCGCTATGGCAGTTTCTGGAACAGCGGCGATGCGGCACTGGCCAAGGCAGCCTTGTCGGAACAGTTCATCGACAAGACCCCGCCCGAAGGCCGGGTGCAGGGGCCGGGCGGGCCTTTGCTGGCGTCGGCGTTCTTTCGCACGGCGGTGCCGGACCTGAGCTGCGAGATCGAGCAGATGATCGTGGCCGGCGACCGCGTGGTGGTGCATTTGCACTTTCGTGGACACTTCACGGGGCAGTTCAATGCGCTCAATGGTCATGGTCAGCGTGTAGACTTCCGGGCAACTGATATCTATCAGATCGACAACGGCCGCATTGCGGCCAACTGGCATATCGAAGACAACATCAGCTTGATGCAGCAGCTCAATACGCTGGCGCCTTCGAGCTGA
- the hmpA gene encoding NO-inducible flavohemoprotein, which yields MLSAQDRAIVKSTVPLLESGGEGLITHFYRMMLSEYPQVRVLFNQAHQASGDQPRALANGVLMYARHIDQLDQLGDLVAKIINKHVALQILPEHYPIVGHCLLRAIGEVLGEEIATPQVIAAWGAAYNQLADILIGAETAIYDEKAAAVGGWRGAREFKLAARVEESSEITSFYFEPADHGPILAAEPGQYIGLQLFVDGEEIRRNYSLSSLGDNGQYRISVKRENGGRASNYLHDQFQVGASIMLFPPSGEFTLTASDKPLVLISGGVGITPTLAMLEAALATERPVHFIHCARNGGVHAFRDWVDGLAARHPQLKRFYCYAEDDGISPAAHKVGMLSQEQLADWLPQERDLDAYFLGPKGFMAAIKRHLKALGVPEKQSRYEFFGPASALE from the coding sequence ATGCTGAGTGCCCAAGACCGTGCCATCGTCAAATCCACCGTGCCGCTGCTTGAAAGCGGCGGGGAAGGGTTGATCACCCATTTCTACCGCATGATGCTCTCCGAATATCCGCAAGTGCGGGTGCTGTTCAATCAGGCGCACCAGGCCAGTGGCGATCAGCCGCGTGCCTTGGCCAACGGTGTGCTGATGTACGCCCGCCACATCGACCAACTCGATCAGTTGGGCGACCTGGTGGCGAAGATCATCAACAAGCACGTCGCGCTGCAAATCCTGCCGGAGCATTACCCGATTGTCGGCCACTGCCTGCTGCGGGCGATTGGCGAAGTGCTCGGTGAAGAAATCGCCACGCCGCAAGTGATCGCGGCCTGGGGCGCGGCCTATAACCAGTTGGCCGACATCCTGATCGGCGCCGAAACGGCGATCTACGACGAAAAAGCCGCGGCTGTCGGCGGCTGGCGCGGGGCGCGTGAGTTCAAACTGGCCGCGCGGGTGGAGGAGAGTTCTGAAATCACCTCGTTCTACTTCGAACCGGCCGATCATGGGCCGATCCTCGCCGCAGAACCGGGTCAGTACATCGGCCTGCAACTGTTTGTCGACGGTGAAGAGATTCGTCGCAACTACTCGTTGTCGTCCCTGGGCGACAACGGTCAGTACCGCATCAGCGTCAAGCGCGAGAACGGTGGTCGTGCCTCCAATTACCTGCACGACCAGTTCCAGGTGGGTGCGAGCATCATGCTGTTCCCGCCCTCGGGCGAGTTCACCCTGACCGCCAGCGACAAACCGCTGGTGCTGATCAGCGGCGGGGTGGGGATTACCCCGACCCTGGCAATGCTGGAAGCTGCGCTGGCCACCGAGCGGCCGGTGCACTTTATCCACTGCGCGCGCAACGGTGGGGTGCATGCCTTCCGTGATTGGGTCGATGGCCTGGCGGCACGTCATCCGCAGCTCAAGCGCTTCTATTGCTACGCCGAAGACGATGGCATCAGCCCGGCGGCGCACAAGGTCGGGATGCTGAGCCAGGAGCAACTGGCCGACTGGCTGCCGCAAGAGCGAGACCTGGACGCTTACTTCCTGGGGCCTAAAGGCTTCATGGCGGCAATCAAGCGCCACCTCAAGGCCCTCGGCGTACCAGAGAAACAGAGCCGTTACGAGTTCTTCGGCCCGGCTTCGGCGCTGGAGTGA
- the norR gene encoding nitric oxide reductase transcriptional regulator NorR has protein sequence MTAKSLLTTLLPLVSDLSRELPEGERYRRLLEALRALLPCDAAALLRLDGEWLVPLAVNGLSTDTLGRRFKVSEHPRFAALLASPGPTRFPSDSDLPDPYDGLVDGLDEHLQVHDCMGCPLFIDERPWGLLTLDALDPERFEPIELDALQAFASLAAATVNAAERIERLATRAEDEHQRAEVYRQASGQQQREMIGQSKAHKRLVEEINLVGGSDLTVLITGETGVGKELVAQAIHAASPRAEKPIISLNCAALPDTLVESELFGHVRGAFTGAMNDRRGKFELANGGTLFLDEVGELSLTVQAKLLRVLQSGQLQRLGSDKEHQVDVRLIAATNRDLAFEVRSGRYRADFYHRLSVYPLLVPALRDRGRDVLLLSGYFLEQNRSRMGLNSLRLNSDAQAALLAYGWPGNVRELEHLIGRSALKALGNCRERPKILSLSAADLDLPHTPLDAAPEQSVAMAAPALEVGSDLRQATENYQRQLIAACLERHQNNWASAARELGLDRANLGRMAKRLGMK, from the coding sequence ATGACCGCAAAATCCCTGCTGACCACCCTGCTGCCGCTGGTGTCCGACCTCTCGCGCGAATTGCCCGAAGGCGAACGCTACCGACGCCTGCTCGAAGCCCTGCGCGCCCTGCTGCCTTGCGACGCCGCCGCCCTGTTGCGCCTCGATGGCGAGTGGCTGGTGCCGCTCGCCGTCAACGGCCTGAGCACCGACACCCTCGGGCGGCGCTTCAAAGTCAGCGAGCACCCGCGCTTCGCCGCACTGCTCGCCAGCCCCGGGCCGACCCGCTTCCCCAGCGACAGTGATTTACCGGACCCTTACGACGGGCTGGTCGATGGCCTCGACGAACACCTGCAAGTCCACGACTGCATGGGCTGCCCGCTGTTCATCGACGAGCGGCCGTGGGGCTTGTTGACCCTCGATGCGCTGGACCCGGAACGCTTCGAACCGATTGAACTGGACGCCCTGCAAGCCTTCGCCAGCCTCGCGGCCGCCACGGTCAACGCCGCCGAGCGCATCGAACGGCTAGCCACTCGCGCCGAGGACGAACATCAGCGCGCCGAGGTCTATCGCCAGGCCAGCGGCCAGCAGCAGCGTGAAATGATCGGCCAGAGCAAGGCCCACAAACGCCTCGTCGAAGAGATCAACCTGGTCGGCGGCAGCGACCTGACCGTGCTGATCACCGGCGAAACCGGGGTCGGCAAGGAGTTGGTGGCGCAAGCGATTCACGCCGCGTCCCCGCGCGCCGAAAAACCGATCATCAGCCTCAACTGCGCCGCACTACCGGACACGCTGGTGGAAAGCGAACTGTTCGGCCACGTGCGCGGGGCGTTCACCGGGGCGATGAATGACCGGCGTGGCAAGTTCGAACTGGCCAATGGCGGCACGCTGTTTCTCGATGAAGTCGGCGAATTGTCCCTGACGGTTCAGGCCAAGTTGCTGAGGGTGCTGCAAAGCGGTCAGTTGCAGCGGCTCGGTTCGGACAAGGAACATCAGGTGGACGTGCGCCTGATCGCCGCGACCAACCGCGACCTCGCCTTCGAGGTACGCAGCGGCCGCTACCGCGCCGACTTCTACCATCGCCTCAGCGTGTATCCATTGCTGGTGCCGGCCCTGCGGGATCGCGGCCGCGATGTGTTGCTGCTCAGCGGTTACTTTCTGGAACAGAACCGCTCGCGCATGGGCCTTAACAGCCTGCGCCTGAACAGCGATGCCCAGGCCGCGCTGCTGGCCTACGGCTGGCCGGGCAACGTGCGCGAACTGGAACACTTGATTGGCCGCAGCGCCTTGAAGGCCTTGGGCAATTGCCGTGAACGACCGAAGATATTGAGCCTCAGCGCGGCAGACCTGGATTTGCCCCACACGCCCCTCGACGCCGCGCCCGAACAGTCTGTCGCCATGGCAGCGCCGGCCCTTGAGGTCGGCAGCGACCTGCGCCAGGCCACCGAAAACTACCAGCGTCAGTTGATCGCCGCTTGTCTTGAACGCCACCAGAACAACTGGGCCAGCGCCGCCCGTGAACTAGGCTTGGATCGGGCGAACCTTGGAAGGATGGCCAAAAGATTGGGCATGAAGTGA
- a CDS encoding chemotaxis protein: MSSNKARADSLSLLLFTLRSGKLMAINLLKVSEIIPCPPLTKLPESHPHVKGIATLRGASLSVIDLSRAIGEMPLADPDGGCLIVTDVSRSKQGLHVQAVSKIVHCLTTDIRPPPFGSGGVRSYITGVTQVDGTLVQVLDIEKVIHGIAPAQIEMAPTELSMEDAEVLGNAKILVVDDSQVALQQSVHTLRNLGLQCHTARSAKEAIDCLLDLQGTAQQINLIVSDIEMSEMDGYAFTRTLRETPDFSHLYVLLHTSLDSAMNSEKARLAGANAVLTKFSSPELTKCLIEAAKTVAQQGY; the protein is encoded by the coding sequence ATGTCTTCCAACAAAGCCCGCGCAGACTCACTTTCGCTTCTGCTCTTTACCTTGCGCAGCGGCAAGCTGATGGCGATCAACCTGCTGAAAGTCAGTGAAATCATCCCCTGCCCGCCCCTGACCAAACTGCCGGAGTCGCACCCGCACGTCAAAGGCATCGCCACGTTGCGTGGTGCCTCGCTGTCGGTGATCGACCTCAGCCGGGCGATTGGCGAAATGCCCCTGGCCGACCCGGATGGCGGCTGCCTGATCGTCACCGACGTGAGCCGCTCCAAACAGGGCCTGCATGTGCAAGCCGTGAGCAAGATTGTTCACTGCCTGACCACCGACATCCGTCCGCCACCCTTTGGCTCCGGTGGCGTGCGCTCCTACATCACGGGCGTGACCCAGGTCGACGGCACACTGGTGCAAGTACTGGACATCGAAAAAGTCATCCACGGTATCGCCCCGGCGCAGATCGAAATGGCCCCGACCGAGCTGAGCATGGAAGACGCCGAAGTGCTGGGCAACGCCAAGATCCTGGTAGTCGATGACAGCCAGGTGGCGCTGCAACAGTCGGTCCACACCCTGCGCAACCTCGGCCTGCAATGCCACACCGCCCGCAGCGCCAAGGAAGCCATCGATTGCCTGCTGGACCTGCAAGGCACCGCCCAGCAGATCAACCTGATTGTCTCGGACATCGAGATGTCGGAAATGGACGGCTACGCCTTCACCCGCACCCTGCGCGAAACACCGGACTTCTCCCACCTCTACGTGCTGCTGCACACCTCGCTGGACAGCGCGATGAACAGCGAAAAAGCCCGTTTGGCCGGGGCCAACGCGGTGCTGACCAAGTTCTCCTCGCCAGAGCTGACCAAGTGCCTGATCGAGGCCGCCAAAACCGTCGCCCAGCAAGGGTACTGA
- a CDS encoding N-acetyltransferase: MADAYCLLMRRDLSSGVPPSVWPDGVRLSDYRPASAEAVHGLMERGYQQGGGRVPALDVWRERFESDAEYDPALCFIATDAQGIVGVVQCWTSAYIKNLVVHPRAQRQGLGRALLLQAFHAFQQRREGFVDLKVLEDNHRARALYESAGMRVVRREIVAD; this comes from the coding sequence TTGGCTGACGCGTACTGCCTGCTTATGCGGCGCGACCTATCATCGGGAGTGCCGCCGAGTGTCTGGCCGGATGGCGTCCGGTTGAGCGACTACCGCCCGGCATCGGCCGAAGCGGTTCATGGGCTGATGGAACGGGGTTATCAACAGGGTGGCGGCCGAGTGCCGGCGCTCGATGTCTGGCGCGAGCGCTTTGAATCCGACGCCGAATACGACCCGGCGCTGTGCTTCATCGCTACCGATGCCCAGGGCATTGTCGGCGTGGTTCAGTGCTGGACCAGCGCCTACATCAAGAACCTGGTGGTGCACCCGCGCGCTCAGCGCCAAGGGTTGGGACGTGCCCTGCTGCTGCAGGCGTTCCATGCGTTTCAACAGCGGCGCGAAGGGTTTGTCGACTTGAAGGTTTTGGAAGACAACCATCGCGCCCGGGCGCTGTATGAAAGCGCCGGGATGCGCGTCGTCCGCCGGGAAATCGTTGCGGACTGA